A stretch of Ranitomeya variabilis isolate aRanVar5 chromosome 3, aRanVar5.hap1, whole genome shotgun sequence DNA encodes these proteins:
- the MARCKSL1 gene encoding MARCKS-related protein — translation MGSTESKSQNADTAASKPADQQENGHVKTNGDTLPKTNGDAAAANGSAEPVTEEVGSGETIEQAPPTNGEAKPEEPPGKAAKKKIFSFKKNLKLPFRKTKKEAAAAEAPPAGEEAAAPKSEEEPGKPAESTSETTEPAETPEPAAPAEEAAEPATASPEQTPQSEESVPSTEAPTEPQKE, via the exons ATGGGCAGCACCGAGTCCAAGAGCCAGAACGCGGACACCGCCGCCAGCAAGCCTGCGGACCAACAG GAGAATGGTCACGTGAAGACGAACGGTGATACACTGCCGAAAACTAACGGGGATGCCGCCGCTGCCAATGGCTCCGCCGAGCCGGTCACCGAGGAGGTGGGCTCCGGAGAGACCATCGAGCAAGCCCCCCCGACTAACGGCGAGGCCAAGCCCGAGGAGCCCCCAGGAAAAGCGGCCAAGAAGAAGATCTTCTCCTTCAAGAAGAACCTCAAGCTGCCGTTCAGGAAGACTAAGAAGGAGGCGGCAGCTGCTGAGGCGCCCCCTGCTGGGGAGGAAGCGGCTGCCCCCAAGTCAGAAGAGGAGCCCGGCAAGCCTGCGGAGTCCACGAGTGAGACCACCGAGCCCGCAGAGACCCCCGAGCCTGCAGCGCCCGCCGAGGAAGCCGCTGAGCCCGCAACCGCCTCTCCAGAGCAGACCCCCCAGAGCGAAGAGTCCGTGCCCAGTACGGAGGCGCCCACCGAGCCCCAGAAGGAGTAA